One segment of Ipomoea triloba cultivar NCNSP0323 chromosome 12, ASM357664v1 DNA contains the following:
- the LOC116000181 gene encoding uncharacterized protein LOC116000181, giving the protein MGDLREPLDEPAVEGRAVTLVPSLTSTASPNPFCIGAERWATAEEVSQCILQKVQPTAVSEERRRAVIDYVQRLVRGSLGCEVFPYGSVPLKTYLPDGDIDLTIFGGPMMEDALANDLVSLLEEEEHNKGAEFIVTDVQLIRAEVKLVKCIVQNIIVDISFNQIGGLCTLCFLEQVDRLIGKDHLFKRSIILIKAWCYYESRILGAYHGLISTYALETLVLYIFHLFHSKLDGPLAVLYRFLEYFSKFDWEKYCISLSGPVRVSSLPNIVAEAPESDGGGLLLSNDFLSYCAVMFSVSRGMDLNSRTFSSKHLNIVDPLKENNNLGRSVSRGNFYRIRSAFAFGARKLGRILLQSEDKNAVDELRKFFSNTLVRHGSGQRPDVRDFNPLTGYNSFCSAYAVSEINLFQVEKLNSRLKSCDLTSTSGDCKVFPNGSCNIGDRDQESTMDAYQSKLPLETGWHGAGNALDYRLLGDAMELASSINQDLKFPSHLHSFAHLGNDRGAYVVDMPPHNHFTSPTCNGETKMGNSEQASCNRKHFSGLKQRANERKGPEKNRSIDKHQVSIPVVTKDVPLSPKTPASSNGSHHAKQDWPFATGGRSMQPLNSLLDLSGDFNYHFSCLQYGRWCHEYASHMLTFPIPASPASVYLTYSWDAVQQPLQVKRNGFLHGGANSIIPSQAFYAINPLSIPSMAFGLEDIPKPRGTGTYFPNMNQPPKGYRSSAWKGRSQAPMRSPRTNGRNASFTETNTLERSCHEPPESQSAVDQSVVNPSSSPCGRGHPKHHPNKTDLVSHPEGATEFGSGADVPARAPLLERTRQQKHALTPPPQHSSPASPTLGSQLSKPLFSRDHGSNV; this is encoded by the exons ATGGGTGATCTTAGAGAGCCTCTGGACGAGCCTGCAGTAGAAGGGAGAGCGGTGACGCTGGTACCGTCACTGACGTCGACGGCGAGCCCGAACCCGTTTTGTATCGGGGCGGAGCGTTGGGCCACGGCGGAGGAAGTGTCCCAATGCATTCTTCAGAAGGTCCAACCGACTGCTGTGTCTGAGGAACGTAGAAGGGCGGTCATCGACTATGTTCAGAGGTTGGTCCGAGGATCTCTTGGCTGTGAG GTATTCCCGTATGGATCTGTACCTCTGAAGACCTATCTTCCAGATGGTGACATCGACTTGACTATCTTTGGTGGTCCAATGATGGAGGATGCCTTGGCTAATGATTTGGTATctcttcttgaagaagaagaacacaATAAGGGTGCAGAGTTCATAGTAACAGATGTCCAACTCATTCGTGCTGAG GTTAAGCTTGTGAAATgtattgtacaaaatattatTGTTGACATTTCCTTCAATCAAATAGGTGGCCTTTGTACCTTGTGCTTTCTCGAACag GTTGATCGTCTTATTGGCAAAGATCATCTGTTTAAGCGCAGCATTATATTGATCAAGGCCTGGTGTTATTACGAAAGTCGTATACTTGGTGCTTATCATGGTTTGATATCTACTTATGCTTTGGAGACTCTGGTTCTGTACATCTTTCATCTGTTTCACTCCAAATTAGATGGTCCTTTAGCA GTTCTATACAGATTTCTGGAGTACTTTAGCAAGTTTGATTGGGAAAAGTATTGTATTAGTTTAAGTGGTCCGGTTCGCGTATCATCTTTACCCAATATTGTCG CTGAAGCGCCCGAAAGTGATGGTGGTGGTTTACTGCTCAGCAATGATTTCCTCAGTTATTGTGCTGTTATGTTTTCAGTTTCAAGAGGGATGGACTTGAATTCTCGAACATTTTCATCAAAGCATCTTAACATAGTTGATCCTctcaaagaaaataataatctagGACGCAGTGTCAGCAGAG GAAATTTCTATCGAATACGGAGTGCTTTTGCATTTGGTGCTAGGAAGCTTGGGAGAATACTTCTGCAGTCAGAGGATAAAAATGCTGTTGATGAACTTCGtaaatttttttcaaacacTTTGGTTCGGCATGGGAGTGGGCAGAGGCCTGATGTTCGCGATTTTAACCCACTAACTGGCTACAATAGTTTCTGCTCTGCATATGCTGTTTCAGAGATCAATTTATTTCAAGTTGAGAAGCTCAATTCTAGGCTTAAATCCTGTGATCTCACGAGCACGAGTGGAGATTGCAAGGTTTTCCCCAATGGATCATGCAACATTGGAGATAGAGATCAAGAAAGCACCATGGATGCATATCAATCGAAGCTGCCATTGGAGACTGGTTGGCATGGAGCGGGGAATGCATTGGACTATCGTCTTCTTGGAGATGCAATGGAACTCGCTAGTTCAATAAATCAAGACCTTAAGTTTCCCAGTCATCTCCACAGCTTTGCCCATTTGGGTAACGATAGGGGCGCCTATGTAGTTGATATGCCACCTCACAACCACTTCACTAGCCCCACATGCAACGGGGAGACGAAAATGGGAAACTCAGAGCAGGCCAGCTGCAACAGGAAACATTTTTCTGGGTTAAAACAAAGAGCTAACGAAAGAAAGGGCCCGGAGAAGAATCGTTCGATCGATAAACATCAGGTTTCAATTCCCGTTGTAACAAAGGATGTCCCTTTGTCCCCCAAAACGCCTGCTTCCTCTAATGGCTCGCATCACGCGAAACAGGACTGGCCGTTTGCTACTGGTGGTAGAAGTATGCAGCCTTTGAATTCTTTGTTGGATCTTAGCGGTGACTTCAACTATCACTTCAGCTGTCTGCAATATGGCCGGTGGTGCCATGAATATGCTTCGCACATGCTCACTTTCCCTATACCTGCATCGCCGGCTTCAGTTTACTTAACATATTCATGGGATGCAGTTCAGCAGCCATTACAGGTTAAAAGGAACGGTTTTCTACATGGGGGTGCTAACAGTATCATTCCAAGTCAAGCATTCTATGCAATAAACCCTCTGTCAATTCCCAGTATGGCTTTCGGCTTAGAAGATATTCCCAAACCACGGGGAACTGGAACCTACTTTCCAAACATG AATCAACCGCCAAAAGGTTATAGGTCATCAGCTTGGAAGGGAAGGAGTCAAGCTCCAATGAGGTCCCCTCGAACAAATGGACGGAATGCATCATTTACAGAGACAAACACGCTCGAGAGAAGCTGCCACGAGCCACCAGAATCCCAATCTGCTGTTGATCAAAGTGTCGTGAACCCGTCATCTTCCCCTTGTGGCAGGGGGCATCCTAAGCACCATCCTAACAAGACTGATCTAGTGTCTCACCCCGAGGGAGCTACCGAGTTTGGGTCAGGTGCGGACGTTCCAGCAAGGGCACCCTTGTTAGAACGAACCCGACAACAAAAGCATGCCCTAACACCTCCTCCTCAGCATTCCAGTCCAGCTTCGCCAACTTTAGGGTCGCAGCTGTCAAAGCCACTTTTCAGTCGGGATCATGGTAGTAATGTATGA